From Bradyrhizobium sp. AZCC 1610:
TTGCCGACCTCTTCTGCGGCGTCGGCCCCTTCGCGCTGCGGCTTGCGGCGAAGTCGCGGGTAACCGCCCTCGACAGCGACGCCGGCGCGGTCGCGGCATTGCAGAAGGCTGCGACTTCGACGTCAGGGCTGAAGCCGGTCAAGGCGGAGGCGCGCGACCTGTTTCGCCGTCCGCTGATGCCGCAGGAGTTGCGCGACTACGACACGGTCGTGTTCGATCCCCCACGGCAAGGCGCGCAGGCGCAGGTGACGCAGCTTGCGGCGAGCAGGATTCCGACGGTGGTTGCGGTATCGTGCAACGCCACGACGTTCGCACGCGACGCGAAGATTTTGATCGACGGCGGCTACAAGATCGACGGCGTCACCCCGGTCGACCAGTTCCGCCACACGCCGCATGTGGAATTGGTGGCAAGGTTCAGGCGGTAAGCCGACGCGCGTAGCCCGGATGGAGCGAAGCGAAATCCGGGGCGGTGCAAGCGGTGACGCTTATGGGAATCCCGGATTGCGCTTCGCTTCATCCGGGCTACGAAATATGGCTACCTCCCCCACCGGTCCTGCCAGATCTTCTCGCCGATCATGCAATTGACGCGCGGCTCCCTGCCGGCGGTCGGCACGACGGGGCGGTCCGGGGTACGGCCGGCGATTTCCAATAGCAGCTTGGTGCGGATCGCTTCCTTGAACTTGTCGCGGTCCTTGATCGTCACCACGAAGGAGCCGGGGCCGCCGATGACGCAGTCCTCGTAATAGAAATCGAGATTGTCGATATCCATGGTGGAATAAGACGGCTCCTTCACCATGATCGGCAGGCCGTTGATGATGATGCCTTTTTCGAGCGCGGCGTCGCGCGCGACCGTCACCGGCATGCCGTTGTTGTTGGGACCGTCGCCGGAAATATCGATCACGCGCCGCAAGCCGCGGTGCGGGCTCTCGTCGAACAGCGGCAAGGCGAAGTTGATCGCACCCGAGATCGAGGTGCGCGACGCCCGGCGGATCGGGGTCTTGACGATTTCGTTGGCAACGGCGTCCGCCGTCTCGGGCCCGTCGATCAGGCGCCACGGGATGATGATCTTCTGGTCGGAGGATGCCGCCCATTCGAAATAGGTCACCGCGATCCGGCCGTTCGGGCCGCTCTTCAGCGCCTGCAAAAATTCCTTGGAGACGATCGCCTGCGCATAACCCTCCCGCTGCAGCGCGAGTTCATCCATGTCCATCGAATACGAGACGTCGACGGCGAGGACGAGTTCGACGTCGACGGTCGGGTTGGCATCCTTGTCGGCCAGTTGGCGGCCGGCGGCGTTCGGCCGGTTCGCCTGATACGGCGCGGCAAAACTCGCCACATCGCCGCCGGCGAGTACGCCCGCGACAAGCACGACCCCGATCGAGACATACCAGCGCATTGCGGCCCTCCCGTCGAACGACAGTGATGGTGACATGCAAAGTGGCCGACGCAAAGCGCTGAAATCATTTGTCCTTCACATTCGGGTTAGGATCAGGCTTCGGCCACAGCCCGCGTGCCCGGCAGGTTCCACTTCGCGATTCGCCTGCCCAGCGCCGAGCTTCGCAGTTGAACGATTATGGCGCTCGGCGCGACAGATGCGATGCGGCCGCACATGAAGGGCCGAATTGGCACGATCATGGTTACGTCGCCAAAACTTCCCGCAAATGACAGCCTGCCGCCATTGATGCGTCGACGAGCCCGGCGCGATGAAGGCCCTGAGCGAGCTGAAACTCTCGGCAAACACCCAGTTTCAGGACCGGCCCGGAGCCTGTAAACTGATCGAGACGGCCGTCAGCCGCGGCGATCAGACCATGGCGCAGCGCCTGGCGGACTGCCGCGCCAACTGAGCGCGGCGGGCCCGCGTCATTCGCTCGCTTGCCGGACTTGACTGGAAATGGCCGATACCACCGTCACGCCAAAGACCAAGGTCAAAACCAAGACCGAGCGGCCGCGCCTGCACAAGGTGATCCTCGTCAATGACGATTACACGCCACGCGAGTTCGTCGTCACGGTGCTGAAGGCCGAATTCCGCATGACCGAGGACCAGGCCCACAAGGTGATGATAACGGCGCACCGCCGCGGCGTCTGCGTGGTCGCCGTGTTCACCAGGGACGTCGCCGAGACCAAGGCCACCCGCGCCACCGACGCCGGCCGCGCCAAGGGCTATCCGCTGTTGTTCACGACCGAGCCGGAGGAATAGCGGAGACCGCGTAGCCCGGATGGAGCGCAGCGCAATCCGGGGTCAGTCTTTCCGCTCACCGAAGTTGTCCGTATGGGTACTCCCGCCGCCACCCCAATCCGGAGCCAGAATGCCTGCGCGGACATAGCGATGCAGCGAGGAAAATGGCCAATCTGACGGCGATGTCGCTAACTGGTGCTTGACCGGATTGAAATGCACGTAATCAGCACAGCGCTCGAAATCCCGTTCATCCCGTATGGTGTGCTCCCAAAAGCGCTTCTGCCAAAGAGAATATTCCCCACGATGATCGCGTGAAAGTTGAGCGCCCGTAGCGAGAACACTTCGCGTAAAACTTCCCTTGATCCGTCGCCACCTGTCTGAAAAGTCCGAGTCGCCGGGCGGCAACGTCAGAATGGCATGTAAGTGGTCCGGGAGAATGACGATGGCATCGGTAACAAAAGGCCGTTCGTTTCGCGTTTTCCGAAATGCCGCGCGCAACAACACGACATGATCGATCAGCGCGGACGAACCTCGGTCATCCAGTGTGACCGTGAAGAAAAACATCCCGCCGGGGACGAAATTACGCCGATAATGGACCATGGTGCCCGTCTACCCCGGATTGCACTGAAACGCGTAGCCGGATGGAGCGCAGCGTAATCCGGGGACAGCTCGGGCCGCGGCACGAATCCCGGATTGCGCTGCGCTCCATCCGGGCTACGGGATTCCTTACGCCGCCGATTTTTCGTCGACCAGGCCGTACACGCGTGCGGCCCTGGAGAAACCGGCGACAGGAAACTCGCCGAGATCGCTCCAGCCTCCTCGGCAGATGCCGGCAAATCCTTCCGACGCCACGACCGTGCGGCCGAGTTGGCTCGCGATCTTTTCCAGCCGCGCCGCCAGATTCACCGCAGGTCCAATGCAGGTGAAGTCGAGCCGGTTGCCGCCGCCGATGTTGCCGTACAGGATTCGCCCGACATGCAGGGCGAGGCCGAAGCGAAAACGTTCGACCGCGTCTCCAATCGGATAATTCAGCTCCGCCACGCTGGCGCGGGATTCGTGGGCGGCCTCCAGCACGTGCGAGCAAACCTGCTGCTCGTCGCCGACATACTCGTCGATCGGAAACACCGCGAGCAGGCCGTCGCCCATATATTTCAGCACGTCGCCTCCATGCTTCTTGATCGCGGCGACCTGGCAATCGAAATACTGGTTCAGAATGGTCCACGACGGTCTCGGCCGGCAACCGGTCTGACAACGCCGTGAAGCCGCGCAGATCGGAGAGCCAGATCGCGGCATTCATCGTCTCGGTGTGGCCGCGGCGAATTTGCCCACCCATGATCCGCTCGCCGGCGCTGTTGCCGACATAGGTATCCAGAAGGCTCGCAGCCATGCGGTTCAAACTGAGGATCTCGACCACCCGGGCCAGTGGCTTCGCCAGGCTCCGCAGCGCTGCCAATTGTTCGTCCGTGAACCCACCGGCTTGTTTGGTGGTCCAGCTCGATGCATTCACCGTGCCGCCGATGAAGGGCAATGGCAGCGCGAGATAATCCGTGACGCCTTCGGCGCGAAATTCGTCGACAATCGGAAAACGACTGCTCCGGAGATCATCGGTGCGGGCCCGAACCTCCAGCCCCTGCTGGAACACAATGATCAGCGGGCTGGTGTGAAAATCCGGCGACTGCAGGATGTTGTAGTCGACCGCGCCAACCTCGACCTCGGCGCCCGGCTTCCAGATGAAACTGCGCCCGTAAATTTCGGGATGCAGGGTTCGAACGAAGACGCCGACACGCCACAGCGGCAACCCCGCCGCGACCATCCGTTCGCAGCACTCGGCCATAAATCTCTTGGGGCTGGCCGCGGATCTCCCGCCATCCATCAGCCAGTCGGTCAACTCTCGCAGTCTTGATGCATCCATCGCGCCGGTATTTGCCGCGCAACTGCAGCGCGCGTCAAGCGCGCT
This genomic window contains:
- a CDS encoding REP-associated tyrosine transposase, whose product is MVHYRRNFVPGGMFFFTVTLDDRGSSALIDHVVLLRAAFRKTRNERPFVTDAIVILPDHLHAILTLPPGDSDFSDRWRRIKGSFTRSVLATGAQLSRDHRGEYSLWQKRFWEHTIRDERDFERCADYVHFNPVKHQLATSPSDWPFSSLHRYVRAGILAPDWGGGGSTHTDNFGERKD
- a CDS encoding DUF1194 domain-containing protein, whose protein sequence is MRWYVSIGVVLVAGVLAGGDVASFAAPYQANRPNAAGRQLADKDANPTVDVELVLAVDVSYSMDMDELALQREGYAQAIVSKEFLQALKSGPNGRIAVTYFEWAASSDQKIIIPWRLIDGPETADAVANEIVKTPIRRASRTSISGAINFALPLFDESPHRGLRRVIDISGDGPNNNGMPVTVARDAALEKGIIINGLPIMVKEPSYSTMDIDNLDFYYEDCVIGGPGSFVVTIKDRDKFKEAIRTKLLLEIAGRTPDRPVVPTAGREPRVNCMIGEKIWQDRWGR
- the clpS gene encoding ATP-dependent Clp protease adapter ClpS, which encodes MADTTVTPKTKVKTKTERPRLHKVILVNDDYTPREFVVTVLKAEFRMTEDQAHKVMITAHRRGVCVVAVFTRDVAETKATRATDAGRAKGYPLLFTTEPEE